Within the Pseudobythopirellula maris genome, the region CGATAACGTCGGCCTCCAGCAGCTCCGCCACCAGCTCGTCGCTCAGAGCGAGCGCTGAGCGCATCGCCTCGGTCCGCTCGCCCGGCGGCGTGAACGCGCCGGCGATCCAGTCCTCGGTGACGTGCGGAATCGGGTTGCGGCCGATGTCTCGGTACGTGACGGAGTCGCCCGGGTGGGCGTCCCGCCAGTGGCCCACGAACCGCGCGCTCAGCCGCTTCGAGTGCGACCGCTCGCCCCGGGGGCTCGCGTCGATGTGCAGCAGCTTGGCCATCTTCTTGCTCCTCGCGTGAATTGAACGCCCCGTCCGACCGGTAAGCCTCGTCGCCGCGGCGCCGATGCGTTAGTTTCATACCCACAGCGGCCCGTGCCGGTGCGTCCATTCTTGCCGCGCCCCCACGCACTTCCAGCGGGCACAGATTTGTGGGGGGGTGGCGGCTTTGCGTGAGGAACGAGCGATGGCGGATCCGGACGTCAACGAGGTCTTCGAGAAATGCCTCGGCTGCCGTTACATGGTCGGCATCCTGCGCCACATCCAGGCGGGCGTGAACCGACCGGGACAACTGGAGCGCGCCGTCGACGGGCTCACCGCCAAGGTGCTCTCGGAGCGGCTGCGCCGCTTGGTGGAGTTCCGTGTCGTCGAGAAGCAGAGCTACGCCGAAACCCCGCCGCGGGTCGAATACCACCTCACCCCGTTCGGCGCACGGCTGCTGGAGATCGTCGAAGAAGTCGAACGGCTGCAGAAAGAAGCAACCCGCGCCTAGCAAACACCACACGGAAAGCCCCCCACACACACCGAAAATACCACCTGCATAGAAAACCTCCTACACAGAAAAGACCTGAGCCGCGCACGAAGTAAGCGGAGAGGCGTGCAGACCACTCCGCTTACTTCGTGCGCGGCTCCGGTTCGGTTTACTCTGGAGTGCGAAGGGTAGGGGTATCGTCCCCAAGTAGGTTGGCCCTGCGATGCCAGCCGGCCATCCGCGTCGCAAGACTCACGGTCATGGCAAGACGCGTCCGCGCAATCGGTTCTACTCAACATCATCGATGCCGACGCGCCAATACATGCTTTACACACTCGTCGCCATATGGGGATAGCGTCAGGCGCAGCTTGATCCCCCCTCTCCGAGATTCCATCACAATGCTCATCCGCCCAGCCACGCCCGACGACCAAGACTCCCTCCGCCGCCTCTACCTCGCCGCCTTCCCCGAGGCGGAGCGTGAGACGGTCGCCGAACTCGCGGTCAGTCTGCTGACAACGACTCCCGAGACGCTCTCGCTCGTCGCCGAGCAGAAGGGCGACAACGGCGAGGCGGGCGTCGTTGGCCACGTCGCGCTGAGCCCTGTCACGGAGGCCGGCCAGCCAGACGCCGTCGGCTACCTCCTGGCGCCGCTCGCCGTGTGGCCCGATCAGCAGAAACGCGGCGTCGGCTCGCGGCTGGTCGAGGAGGGCGTCGAACGGTTGCGGGCCGAGGGCGCCCCGCTGCTGCTGGTCTACGGCGACCCCAACTACTACGGCCGGTTCGGCTTCACGGCAGACGCCGCCGACCGCTACCGGCCCCCCTACCCGCTCCAATACCCCTTCGGCTGGCAAGCCCTCGCACTGCGAGATCGCCCAACGCCCGAGACGCCGCTCGACCTCGGCTGCGTCGCCCCGCTGTGCGACCCGCGGCTCTGGTAGCAGCGGCGAGCGCGGCCCGGTAGGCAGGTCTT harbors:
- a CDS encoding winged helix-turn-helix transcriptional regulator; protein product: MADPDVNEVFEKCLGCRYMVGILRHIQAGVNRPGQLERAVDGLTAKVLSERLRRLVEFRVVEKQSYAETPPRVEYHLTPFGARLLEIVEEVERLQKEATRA
- a CDS encoding GNAT family N-acetyltransferase produces the protein MLIRPATPDDQDSLRRLYLAAFPEAERETVAELAVSLLTTTPETLSLVAEQKGDNGEAGVVGHVALSPVTEAGQPDAVGYLLAPLAVWPDQQKRGVGSRLVEEGVERLRAEGAPLLLVYGDPNYYGRFGFTADAADRYRPPYPLQYPFGWQALALRDRPTPETPLDLGCVAPLCDPRLW